The sequence TCGGCGCCCAGGTCGGGCACCCGCACCGGGTCGGCGAACGTGGCGCCGGCGTCGTGCGAGGTCCACACCCACACGTCGGCGTCGCCGGCGCGGGCGTCGTGGAAGCCGGCGTAGACCCGGCCGCCGTCCACCACCAGCGACGGTGACGGCGGGAAGAACGCCACGACCCGCCCGGTGGGCACCAGCGCGTCGTCGACGAGCGTGTCGGTCCAGGTGGCGCCACCGTCGCTGGAGCGGGCCAGCAGCAGACGCCACGGGCCGGGGTAGGCGGGGCCTCCCCGCCCCTCGTGGCCGCCGTGGTAGTCCAGGCGGTCATCGCCCACGTCCAGGTAGAGGGTGTAGACGGTGCCGTCGTCGCCGACCACGCTCGTGGGGGCCAGCACCCGCCGGTGGGGGTCGGTGACGGCCACCGGGTCGGTCCAGGTGGCGCCGGCGTCGTCGGAGCGCGCGACCCGCACGGGGTTGGCGGTGCCGGGGAACCCAAGCGGGCCGACCTCGCCGGCGTGCACCCACGACAGGTACAGCCGGGCGGGCTCGGCGGGGTCGGCGGCCAGGCGCAGCTGGAAGGCGCCCGGGCCGGTCACCTGCACGGGCTCGCCGAAGCTCACCCCGCCGTCGGCGTCGGCCGAGGTGGCGACCCACGCGGCGTTGGGGGTGTTGCCCCGCCCGGCCAGGGTGACAAACGACACGTGCAACGTGCCGTCGGCGGCGAACGCGGCGTCGGGCGCGAAGCAGCGTTCGGGGCGCTCCTCGCCGGCGGGGAACGGGATCTGGGATGCGGCCCACGTCTGGCCGGCGTCGGTCGAGGTGTGCAGCGCGCACGAAAAGCTCGGCGTGTCGATCCGGTTGACCACGACGAGTCGGTCGGCGTCGGTGGGGTCGGCGACCAGCGTCGGGGAGTTGTGCGCGGTGATGTCCAGCGGGTCGGCGGCGCCGGCGTTGACCGGCGTGTTCGCCTCGACCACCCGCGGTGCGGTGCCCAGCGACATCCCGACCAGTCCCAGGCCTGCGCCGAGGGCGAGCAGCGCGGCCGCCAGCAGGCCCGCCAGCCACCGCCGCCCCGGATCGGACGCCCGCTCGGGCGCGGCGGTCGGGGTGGCCGCGGAGGCGGTCACGCCACACGCCCAGCGCC comes from Egibacteraceae bacterium and encodes:
- a CDS encoding sialidase family protein, with product MTASAATPTAAPERASDPGRRWLAGLLAAALLALGAGLGLVGMSLGTAPRVVEANTPVNAGAADPLDITAHNSPTLVADPTDADRLVVVNRIDTPSFSCALHTSTDAGQTWAASQIPFPAGEERPERCFAPDAAFAADGTLHVSFVTLAGRGNTPNAAWVATSADADGGVSFGEPVQVTGPGAFQLRLAADPAEPARLYLSWVHAGEVGPLGFPGTANPVRVARSDDAGATWTDPVAVTDPHRRVLAPTSVVGDDGTVYTLYLDVGDDRLDYHGGHEGRGGPAYPGPWRLLLARSSDGGATWTDTLVDDALVPTGRVVAFFPPSPSLVVDGGRVYAGFHDARAGDADVWVWTSHDAGATFADPVRVPDLGAEDATDQYLPALAVAPGGRLDVIYYDRRADPANIMNEVSLQSSHDHGASFTPSVRLSDRAFDSRVGLGSERDLPDLGSRLGLVATDRTAHAVWADTRTGTQASNKQDLAHATAAMPATSPRRLLLGASVALLLAGLALLARTATSRRRPAP